From a region of the Castanea sativa cultivar Marrone di Chiusa Pesio chromosome 10, ASM4071231v1 genome:
- the LOC142612468 gene encoding protein RESPONSE TO ABA AND SALT 1-like: protein MEEVKVETVKKEKELTETLARLQESVAVLPMLALARRVGRLMDGEISNLNLAVEALNTAMLQVIEGANSLRKSTASKVVEILSPIQIVKFLATAAQFHLQTRRWGLQRDS from the coding sequence ATGGAAGAAGTGAAAGTTGAGAcagtgaagaaagagaaagagctgACGGAGACATTGGCGAGGCTTCAAGAAAGCGTGGCGGTGCTACCAATGTTGGCGTTGGCGAGGCGGGTTGGGAGGCTTATGGATGGTGAAATATCTAACTTGAACTTAGCAGTTGAGGCACTAAATACAGCGATGCTGCAAGTGATAGAAGGTGCTAACTCACTTCGCAAATCCACTGCGAGTAAAGTGGTGGAGATACTTAGTCCGATTCAAATTGTTAAGTTTTTGGCCACAGCTGCTCAGTTTCATCTTCAAACGAGAAGGTGGGGATTGCAAAGGGACTCGTAA